From one Astatotilapia calliptera chromosome 10, fAstCal1.2, whole genome shotgun sequence genomic stretch:
- the paxbp1 gene encoding PAX3- and PAX7-binding protein 1, whose product MFKKAKRANFRRRNESDEDEQEESQQPQLAPTMFGPTEIPFMETSNSNATGVLSTTESCHSNGLQANSVRAVKKEKKVKDTTAVPGPTKASLLSFVDEEDGSEVFRVKKSNHSKKILKQLKKEYKEDLERSGSTKQDVKSDAPAQPAVKEEVISRASSEQGEEEMEVESADEQEEDARSQSGQTNSQVSRSNSTGATFNTLSTLGSLRPGEIPDAAFIHAARKRRQLARELGGDAPLVETEAPKKRLVREDQDASDDEDEEEKRIRFSGVRNKSQRQKIAEEIGIEGSDDEALDTGQDEEVSRWEQEQIRKGISIPQVQSSQPEDSTVYYQNSYESQPYGSSYSMPYTYSTVAPQTAKQTGQADNGSVHYGASLNDLIPVSIDLVKKRLQDRLSQMHAGHNGNVDRYKQINEDLAASERTIQQLEDSSNDNAEQYKFLQEMRGYVGDLLECFSEKVPAVLELEAAMHQLLRQRATRLVQRRQDDIKDESSEFASLSNKAVMAPNLDSFGRDRAAYQEHSRQRRIAEREARRTRRRQAREQNGKRAEHKEGLSSDDEETSTDITSFNMERDRIIRESKKVFEDVVEDFHSLDYIKSHFEVWRKEYANTYRDAYIGLCLPKLFNPLVRLQLITWNPLEAQCANFEYMLWFESLLFYGFEENSTLQKGDGDIGLLPAIVEKVILSKLSVLAEQVWDPLSSSQTTRFVSFIHRLLKGYPTVLHGDNRYTQELLKTIVLRTRRTLDEDVFLPLYPKNILENKNSGPYLFYQRQFWSCVKLLGNILQWDGILSMSSLKDLALDSTLNRYILSALQTTDTWEENIQKCQKVVECLPSHWFSGLKGQQTLPQLEPFCRYLTHLANSIHRSALVGSDIERRTSKEQVKDVVKMLGQMNALDHIIAVAAEHGIKDIKPLLEVKS is encoded by the exons atgtttaagaaGGCGAAAAGAGCTAACTTTAGACGTCGGAATGAGTCCGACGAGGATGAGCAGGAGGAGAGTCAGCAGCCGCAGCTGGCGCCGACAATGTTTGGGCCTACCGAAATCCCATTTATGGAGACTTCCAACAGCAACGCTACCGGAGTGCTCAGCACTACAGAGAGCTGTCATAGTAACGGCCTTCAGGCTAACAGCGTTAGAGCCGTCAAGAAGGAAAAGAAGGTCAAAGATACGACTGCCGTGCCAGGACCCACGAAGGCCAGTTTGCTGAGCTTCGTCGATGAAGAAG ACGGCTCAGAGGTGTTCCGAGTGAAGAAATCCAATCACAGCAAAAAGATTCTGAAACAACTCAAGAAAGAATACAAGGAGGACTTGGAGAGGTCTGGATCTACCAAACAGGATGTCAAATCAG atGCTCCAGCTCAGCCTGCAGTTAAAGAAGAAGTTATTAGCAGAGCAAGTAGTGAACAGGGAGAGGAAGAAATGGAGGTGGAGAGTGCTGATGAACAGGAGGAGGATGCAAGGAGTCAAAGTGGTCAGACAAACAGTCAAGTGTCCAGAAGCAACAGCACAGGAGCAACATTCAACACACTTTCCACACTTGGCAGCTTGAGACCAG GGGAGATTCCTGATGCAGCATTTATCCATGCTGCCAGAAAACGCCGGCAGCTTGCTAGAGAGCTGGGAGGTGATGCTCCTCTGGTTGAAACAGAGGCGCCCAAGAAACGTCTGGTACGAGAAGACCAAGATGCCAGCGATGACGAAGATGAGGAAGAGAAAAGGATCCGCTTCAGCGGCGTCAGGAACAAAAGCCAGAGACAAAAGATAGCCGAGGAGATTG GTATTGAGGGTAGTGATGATGAAGCACTGGATACCGGACAGGATGAGGAGGTGAGCCGCTGGGAGCAGGAGCAAATTAGGAAAGGGATCAGCATACCCCAG GTCCAAAGCAGTCAGCCAGAAGACAGCACAGTCTACTACCAGAACAGCTATGAGAGCCAGCCGTATGGCTCTTCCTACAGCATGCCTTACACCTACAGTACAGTGGCTCCACAGACTGCCAAACAGACTGGACAAGCTGACAATGGTTCCGTTCACTATGGGGCCTCTCTTAATGATCTAATCCCGGTATCCATTGATCTGGTAAAGAAACGCCTGCAGGATAG GCTCAGCCAAATGCATGCAGGCCACAATGGAAATGTCGACCGCTACAAACAGATCAATGAAGACCTTGCTGCTTCTGAGCGTACCATACAGCAGCTGGAGGACTCATCCAATGACAATGCAGAGCAATATAAGTTCTTGCAAGAGATGCGAGGGTATGTTGGAGACTTGCTTGAGTGTTTCAGTGAAAAG GTGCCTGCTGTCCTGGAGCTGGAGGCTGCCATGCACCAGTTACTAAGGCAACGGGCCACGCGACTTGTCCAGAGACGACAGGATGATATTAAAGATGAATCGTCGGAGTTTGCAAGCCTTTCAA ATAAAGCTGTCATGGCTCCTAATCTAGACTCATTTGGCCGAGATCGCGCAGCATACCAAGAGCACAGTCGTCAGAGGAGGATAGCTGAAAGAGAAGCACGAAG GACACGTCGACGACAAGCCAGAGAGCAGAATGGAAAGAGGGCAGAACATAAAGAAGGCTTATCATCTGATGACGAGGAGACTTCTACTGACATCACCAGCTTCAACATGGAGAGAG ATCGTATAATAAGGGAAAGTAAGAAGGTATTTGAGGATGTTGTGGAGGACTTTCATTCTCTCGACTACATCAAATCCCACTTTGAAGTGTGGAGGAAGGAGTATGCCAACACCTACAGAGATGCTTACATAGGCCTCTGTCTGCCCAAGCTCTTTAACCCCTTAGTCCGTCTGCAGCTGATTACATGGAACCCTCTCGAG GCGCAGTGTGCAAACTTTGAGTACATGCTCTGGTTTGAGTCGCTGCTGTTTTACGGCTTTGAAGAGAACAGCACGTTGCAAAAAGGAGATGGCGACATCGGCTTGCTGCCTGCTATAGTGGAGAAGGTCATCCTCTCCAAACTGTCAG TGTTGGCAGAGCAGGTGTGGGACCCACTTTCCAGCAGTCAAACAACCAGGTTTGTGAGCTTCATTCACAGACTGCTAAAAGGCTATCCCACTGTGCTGCACGGGGACAACCGATACACACAG GAGCTATTGAAAACAATTGTCTTACGGACCAGGAGGACTCTGGATGAAGATGTCTTTCTTCCACTGTACCCCAAGAA CATCCTGGAGAACAAGAACAGTGGTCCCTACTTATTCTATCAGAGGCAGTTCTGGTCCTGTGTGAAG CTGCTGGGCAACATCCTGCAGTGGGACGGTATCTTATCCATGTCCTCTCTGAAAGACTTGGCCTTGGACAGCACTCTCAACCGATATATCCTCTCTGCACTGCAGACCACAGATACATGGGAGGAAAATATTCAGAAGTGCCAAAAG GTGGTGGAGTGCTTGCCATCGCACTGGTTTTCTGGATTGAAGGGCCAGCAGACGTTGCCTCAGTTGGAGCCATTCTGTCGCTACCTCACCCACCTGGCCAACTCAATCCACCGCAGCGCACTGGTCGGGTCTGATATTGAGCGGCGCACTTCAAA GGAGCAGGTCAAAGATGTTGTGAAGATGTTGGGCCAAATGAATGCCCTGGACCACATCATAGCTGTGGCAGCAGAGCATGGGATTAAAGACATCAAACCACTTTTAGAAGTCAAATCATAG
- the LOC113030077 gene encoding homeodomain-interacting protein kinase 1-like isoform X1 — MELRKRQGPSSEISARLSPSAESAKAAGLIRTRKAALEEVFGRTGDKQVKAMAELPTERGFPGPPPANNGQQPSSRRCYDARDAHKIAQISRLLPIGWHLTGASRYQMITTLGEGVYGTVGKFIRLNDMKSVAIKIVKTDCFRNGLANLEVAALLKLKLYKSERYNLVQFYNVLTDGQKLCLEFELLDKNLYEFMKERQFRPLALNSVRAITQQIAKALDHLKSVRLIHADLKLENVMLVNHQKQPYRVKVIDFSLACETSAASMGSCIQSRSYRSPEIILGAPFTEAIDVWSLGCIAANLYLGSMLYPGENEYEVMRYIVETQGQPPGKILDSGLKTAFYFNTQLYFTTSTWKLKTPEQFVSETGIKFTEKRMMKLTSLDDLKNLWFTRHQNYTSKSAEICDLLVFIELLKGMLQLDPERRMTPSQVLQHDFTTLRHISRCTPTASSLCSNHPPGPAMLPRKINLALELSTASK, encoded by the exons ATGGAGCTGCGTAAAAGACAGGGTCCCTCTTCTGAAATCTCGGCACGCCTTTCTCCATCAGCTGAATCTGCTAAAGCGGCAGGTTTGATTAGAACTAGAAAGGCAGCTCTGGAAGAAGTGTTTGGGAGGACTGGAGACAAACAAG TAAAGGCAATGGCTGAGCTGCCAACTGAGCGGGGTTTCCCTGGACCACCACCTGCCAACAACGGGCAACAACCTTCTTCAAGAAG gtgtTATGATGCCAGAGATGCCCATAAAATTGCCCAGATCAGCCGATTACTTCCCATAGGCTGGCACTTAACTGGAGCTTCACGGTACCAGATGATAACTACCCTGGGAGAAGGAGTCTATGGCACGGTTGGAAAATTCATTAGGCTCAATGACATGAAGAGCGTAGCCATCAAAATAGTTAAGACTGATTGCTTCAGAAATGGACTGGCAAACTTGGAG GTGGCTGCCCTGCTGAAGTTAAAGTTGTACAAATCTGAAAGGTATAACTTGGTTCAGTTTTACAACGTTCTTACCGATGGGCAAAAATTATGTCTCGAATTCGAGCTTTTGGACAAGAACCTTTATGAATTCATGAAGGAAAGACAATTCCGACCACTCGCTCTAAACTCAGTTAGAGCCATCACCCAGCAG attgCGAAAGCACTGGATCATTTGAAGTCTGTACGTTTGATACATGCAGACCTCAAGCTGGAAAATGTGATGCTTGTCAACCATCAGAAACAACCTTATAGGGTCAAAGTGATTGACTTTAGCTTGGCATGTGAAACCTCCGCTGCCTCGATGGGCTCTTGCATTCAGTCCCGTTCATACCG GTCCCCAGAGATTATTCTCGGGGCTCCATTTACAGAGGCCATAGATGTATGGTCTCTGGGCTGCATTGCTGCTAATCTGTACCTTGGCTCCATGCTCTACCCTGGTGAGAATGAATATGAGGTG ATGAGGTACATAGTGGAGACTCAGGGCCAGCCTCCAGGCAAGATCCTCGACAGTGGGCTCAAGACTGCCTTTTATTTCAACACGCAGTTGTATTTCACCACCAGCACGTGGAAACTCAAG ACACCTGAGCAGTTTGTCAGTGAGACAGGGATTAAGTTCACTGAGAAAAGGATGATGAAGTTGACCTCTCTTGATGACCTTAAAAAT CTCTGGTTCACACGTCATCAAAATTATACCAGTAAATCCGCAGAAATCTGTGATCTGCTGGTGTTTATCGAGCTGCTTAAAGGAATGCTTCAGCTTGATCCTGAAAGACGGATGACGCCCAGTCAGGTGCTGCAGCACGACTTCACAACACTGCGCCACATATCGCGCTGTACCCCTACAGCTTCGA GTCTCTGCAGCAACCATCCTCCAGGACCAGCCATGCTACCCAGAAAAATCAACCTTGCCCTCGAGCTGAGCACAGCATCCAAGTGA
- the LOC113030077 gene encoding homeodomain-interacting protein kinase 1-like isoform X2, translating to MELRKRQGPSSEISARLSPSAESAKAAGLIRTRKAALEEVFGRTGDKQVKAMAELPTERGFPGPPPANNGQQPSSRRCYDARDAHKIAQISRLLPIGWHLTGASRYQMITTLGEGVYGTVGKFIRLNDMKSVAIKIVKTDCFRNGLANLEVAALLKLKLYKSERYNLVQFYNVLTDGQKLCLEFELLDKNLYEFMKERQFRPLALNSVRAITQQIAKALDHLKSVRLIHADLKLENVMLVNHQKQPYRVKVIDFSLACETSAASMGSCIQSRSYRSPEIILGAPFTEAIDVWSLGCIAANLYLGSMLYPGENEYEVMRYIVETQGQPPGKILDSGLKTAFYFNTQLYFTTSTWKLKTPEQFVSETGIKFTEKRMMKLTSLDDLKNLWFTRHQNYTSKSAEICDLLVFIELLKGMLQLDPERRMTPSQVLQHDFTTLRHISRCTPTASMLTLAFRR from the exons ATGGAGCTGCGTAAAAGACAGGGTCCCTCTTCTGAAATCTCGGCACGCCTTTCTCCATCAGCTGAATCTGCTAAAGCGGCAGGTTTGATTAGAACTAGAAAGGCAGCTCTGGAAGAAGTGTTTGGGAGGACTGGAGACAAACAAG TAAAGGCAATGGCTGAGCTGCCAACTGAGCGGGGTTTCCCTGGACCACCACCTGCCAACAACGGGCAACAACCTTCTTCAAGAAG gtgtTATGATGCCAGAGATGCCCATAAAATTGCCCAGATCAGCCGATTACTTCCCATAGGCTGGCACTTAACTGGAGCTTCACGGTACCAGATGATAACTACCCTGGGAGAAGGAGTCTATGGCACGGTTGGAAAATTCATTAGGCTCAATGACATGAAGAGCGTAGCCATCAAAATAGTTAAGACTGATTGCTTCAGAAATGGACTGGCAAACTTGGAG GTGGCTGCCCTGCTGAAGTTAAAGTTGTACAAATCTGAAAGGTATAACTTGGTTCAGTTTTACAACGTTCTTACCGATGGGCAAAAATTATGTCTCGAATTCGAGCTTTTGGACAAGAACCTTTATGAATTCATGAAGGAAAGACAATTCCGACCACTCGCTCTAAACTCAGTTAGAGCCATCACCCAGCAG attgCGAAAGCACTGGATCATTTGAAGTCTGTACGTTTGATACATGCAGACCTCAAGCTGGAAAATGTGATGCTTGTCAACCATCAGAAACAACCTTATAGGGTCAAAGTGATTGACTTTAGCTTGGCATGTGAAACCTCCGCTGCCTCGATGGGCTCTTGCATTCAGTCCCGTTCATACCG GTCCCCAGAGATTATTCTCGGGGCTCCATTTACAGAGGCCATAGATGTATGGTCTCTGGGCTGCATTGCTGCTAATCTGTACCTTGGCTCCATGCTCTACCCTGGTGAGAATGAATATGAGGTG ATGAGGTACATAGTGGAGACTCAGGGCCAGCCTCCAGGCAAGATCCTCGACAGTGGGCTCAAGACTGCCTTTTATTTCAACACGCAGTTGTATTTCACCACCAGCACGTGGAAACTCAAG ACACCTGAGCAGTTTGTCAGTGAGACAGGGATTAAGTTCACTGAGAAAAGGATGATGAAGTTGACCTCTCTTGATGACCTTAAAAAT CTCTGGTTCACACGTCATCAAAATTATACCAGTAAATCCGCAGAAATCTGTGATCTGCTGGTGTTTATCGAGCTGCTTAAAGGAATGCTTCAGCTTGATCCTGAAAGACGGATGACGCCCAGTCAGGTGCTGCAGCACGACTTCACAACACTGCGCCACATATCGCGCTGTACCCCTACAGCTTCGA tgttaacTCTTGCTTTCAGAAGATGA
- the slc7a1a gene encoding high affinity cationic amino acid transporter 1 isoform X2 yields the protein MAIKSLLHAASTFRKQLMRVKVVNSNSEDSRLCRCLNTFDLVALGVGSTLGAGVYVLAGAVARENSGPAIVLSFLIAAIASVLAGLCYAEFGARVPKTGSAYLYSYVTVGELWAFITGWNLILSYVIGASSVARAWSATFDELIGNPIGQFCRQYMALNVPGALAEYPDIFGAFIIIILTSLLAFGVKESAMVNKVFTCINVLVLVFMVISGFVKGNIKNWQLDPEEILHASYTTNSTNVTDVLPSAESLGIGGFMPFGFTGVLSGAATCFYGFVGFDCIATTGEEVKNPQRAIPFGIVSSLLICFVIYFSVSGALTLMMPYYLLDSNSPLPTAFNYVGWGGAKYAVAVGSLCALSTSLLGSMFPLPRIILAMAQDGLLFSFLANISERKSPVTSTVAAGAIAVVMVLMFELKDLVDLMSIGTLLAYTLVAACILVLRYRPSMGYQIVSSHEEMELNEGNILPGMEERLSFKTLLFPDNPTPSKLSGFTVNVCVFLLGMLMLAFSVLASYGDLASWNLVALSVIFMMCLFVVFIIWRQPQNHTKLSFKVPMLPFIPVISMFVNIYLMMQLEERTWVKFSIWMAIGFAIYFSYGIRHSTLSAAAHSTPDTEMMGLGLNHKSASPEKEAFLSNGIDVREENDGDL from the exons ATGGCTATAAAGAGCCTTCTGCACGCTGCTTCCACTTTcaggaagcagctgatgagggtGAAAGTGGTAAACTCTAACTCCGAGGACTCCCGTCTGTGCCGATGTCTCAACACCTTTGACCTGGTAGCCCTCGGTGTGGGCAGTACATTGGGTGCTGGTGTTTATGTGCTCGCTGGTGCTGTTGCAAGAGAGAATTCAG GTCCTGCTATTGTGCTGTCATTCCTAATAGCAGCTATAGCCTCAGTGTTAGCCGGGCTTTGCTACGCTGAGTTTGGAGCCCGTGTTCCCAAAACAGGCTCGGCTTATCTGTACTCCTATGTGACTGTAGGGGAGCTGTGGGCCTTCATCACTGGATGGAATCTCATTCTTTCCTACGTCATTG GTGCCTCCAGCGTGGCTCGTGCATGGAGCGCCACTTTTGATGAGTTGATAGGGAACCCCATAGGGCAGTTCTGCAGACAGTACATGGCCCTGAATGTACCAGGAGCACTGGCAGAGTATCCTGACATATTTGGTGCTTTCATCATAATCATTCTTACAA GTCTGCTGGCATTTGGGGTCAAAGAATCAGCAATGGTGAACAAGGTCTTCACTTGTATCAATGTCCTAGTCTTGGTGTTCATGGTGATCTCTGGATTCGTCAAAGGCAATATTAAAAACTGGCAGCTAGACCCTGAAGAGATCCTACATGCAAGTTATACAACAAACAGCACCAA TGTGACAGACGTCCTGCCAAGCGCAGAGAGTTTAGGAATCGGCGGCTTCATGCCATTTGGATTCACCGGTGTCCTGTCAGGAGCCGCTACCTGTTTCTATGGGTTTGTAGGATTTGACTGCATTGCTACCACAG GTGAAGAGGTGAAGAACCCCCAGCGAGCCATTCCTTTTGGTATCGTATCCTCATTGCTCATCTGCTTTGTGATCTACTTCAGCGTTTCTGGTGCTCTCACCCTCATGATGCCATACTACCTGCTGGACAGCAACAGCCCTCTGCCTACAGCTTTTAATTATGTGGGCTGGGGGGGCGCGAAATATGCCGTAGCTGTAGGCTCTCTTTGCGCTCTGTCTACAAG TCTGTTGGGTTCCATGTTCCCCCTACCTCGTATCATCCTTGCCATGGCGCAGGATGGCCTGCTCTTCTCCTTCTTGGCCAACATCAGCGAGAGAAAATCTCCCGTAACATCTACTGTTGCTGCCGGGGCTATAGCTG TTGTCATGGTGTTAATGTTCGAGCTGAAGGACCTGGTGGACCTGATGTCGATAGGGACGCTGCTAGCCTACACATTAGTGGCTGCCTGTATCCTGGTGCTCAG GTACCGGCCCAGCATGGGTTACCAGATTGTCAGTAGCCACGAGGAGATGGAGTTGAATGAGGGCAACATCCTGCCCGGTATGGAAGAGAGGCTCAGCTTCAAAACCTTGCTGTTCCCAGACAACCCCACACCATCCAAACTGTCAGGCTTCACTGTCAACGTCTGTGTCTTTCTCCTCG gaatGCTGATGCTGGCATTCAGTGTTCTGGCATCTTATGGAGATCTTGCTTCGTGGAACTTGGTAGCCCTCAGCGTCATCTTCATGATGTGTCTTTTCGTGGTCTTCATCATCTGGAGACAGCCCCAGAACCACACTAAACTCTCCTTCAAG GTGCCCATGCTGCCCTTCATTCCAGTGATCAGCATGTTTGTCAATATCTACCTGATGATGCAGCTTGAAGAACGCACTTGGGTTAAATTCTCAATCTGGATGGCCATAG GTTTCGCGATCTACTTCAGCTATGGTATCCGTCACAGCACCCTGTCAGCTGCAGCTCATTCGACTCCGGACACAGAGATGATGGGCTTAGGGCTTAACCACAAGTCAGCATCACCAGAAAAGGAAGCCTTTCTGTCCAATGGCATTGATGTAAGGGAAGAGAATGATGGAGATTTGTAG
- the slc7a1a gene encoding high affinity cationic amino acid transporter 1 isoform X1, translating into MAIKSLLHAASTFRKQLMRVKVVNSNSEDSRLCRCLNTFDLVALGVGSTLGAGVYVLAGAVARENSGPAIVLSFLIAAIASVLAGLCYAEFGARVPKTGSAYLYSYVTVGELWAFITGWNLILSYVIGASSVARAWSATFDELIGNPIGQFCRQYMALNVPGALAEYPDIFGAFIIIILTSLLAFGVKESAMVNKVFTCINVLVLVFMVISGFVKGNIKNWQLDPEEILHASYTTNSTNVTDVLPSAESLGIGGFMPFGFTGVLSGAATCFYGFVGFDCIATTGEEVKNPQRAIPFGIVSSLLICFVIYFSVSGALTLMMPYYLLDSNSPLPTAFNYVGWGGAKYAVAVGSLCALSTSLLGCLYPVPRVIMAMADDGLLSKSLARVNSCTKTPLNATFVTSSLAVVMVLMFELKDLVDLMSIGTLLAYTLVAACILVLRYRPSMGYQIVSSHEEMELNEGNILPGMEERLSFKTLLFPDNPTPSKLSGFTVNVCVFLLGMLMLAFSVLASYGDLASWNLVALSVIFMMCLFVVFIIWRQPQNHTKLSFKVPMLPFIPVISMFVNIYLMMQLEERTWVKFSIWMAIGFAIYFSYGIRHSTLSAAAHSTPDTEMMGLGLNHKSASPEKEAFLSNGIDVREENDGDL; encoded by the exons ATGGCTATAAAGAGCCTTCTGCACGCTGCTTCCACTTTcaggaagcagctgatgagggtGAAAGTGGTAAACTCTAACTCCGAGGACTCCCGTCTGTGCCGATGTCTCAACACCTTTGACCTGGTAGCCCTCGGTGTGGGCAGTACATTGGGTGCTGGTGTTTATGTGCTCGCTGGTGCTGTTGCAAGAGAGAATTCAG GTCCTGCTATTGTGCTGTCATTCCTAATAGCAGCTATAGCCTCAGTGTTAGCCGGGCTTTGCTACGCTGAGTTTGGAGCCCGTGTTCCCAAAACAGGCTCGGCTTATCTGTACTCCTATGTGACTGTAGGGGAGCTGTGGGCCTTCATCACTGGATGGAATCTCATTCTTTCCTACGTCATTG GTGCCTCCAGCGTGGCTCGTGCATGGAGCGCCACTTTTGATGAGTTGATAGGGAACCCCATAGGGCAGTTCTGCAGACAGTACATGGCCCTGAATGTACCAGGAGCACTGGCAGAGTATCCTGACATATTTGGTGCTTTCATCATAATCATTCTTACAA GTCTGCTGGCATTTGGGGTCAAAGAATCAGCAATGGTGAACAAGGTCTTCACTTGTATCAATGTCCTAGTCTTGGTGTTCATGGTGATCTCTGGATTCGTCAAAGGCAATATTAAAAACTGGCAGCTAGACCCTGAAGAGATCCTACATGCAAGTTATACAACAAACAGCACCAA TGTGACAGACGTCCTGCCAAGCGCAGAGAGTTTAGGAATCGGCGGCTTCATGCCATTTGGATTCACCGGTGTCCTGTCAGGAGCCGCTACCTGTTTCTATGGGTTTGTAGGATTTGACTGCATTGCTACCACAG GTGAAGAGGTGAAGAACCCCCAGCGAGCCATTCCTTTTGGTATCGTATCCTCATTGCTCATCTGCTTTGTGATCTACTTCAGCGTTTCTGGTGCTCTCACCCTCATGATGCCATACTACCTGCTGGACAGCAACAGCCCTCTGCCTACAGCTTTTAATTATGTGGGCTGGGGGGGCGCGAAATATGCCGTAGCTGTAGGCTCTCTTTGCGCTCTGTCTACAAG CTTGCTGGGTTGTCTGTACCCTGTTCCTCGTGTGATCATGGCTATGGCTGATGATGGGCTGTTATCAAAGTCCTTGGCCAGGGTCAACTCCTGCACCAAAACCCCACTAAATGCAACTTTTGTCACTTCCTCTCTGGCAG TTGTCATGGTGTTAATGTTCGAGCTGAAGGACCTGGTGGACCTGATGTCGATAGGGACGCTGCTAGCCTACACATTAGTGGCTGCCTGTATCCTGGTGCTCAG GTACCGGCCCAGCATGGGTTACCAGATTGTCAGTAGCCACGAGGAGATGGAGTTGAATGAGGGCAACATCCTGCCCGGTATGGAAGAGAGGCTCAGCTTCAAAACCTTGCTGTTCCCAGACAACCCCACACCATCCAAACTGTCAGGCTTCACTGTCAACGTCTGTGTCTTTCTCCTCG gaatGCTGATGCTGGCATTCAGTGTTCTGGCATCTTATGGAGATCTTGCTTCGTGGAACTTGGTAGCCCTCAGCGTCATCTTCATGATGTGTCTTTTCGTGGTCTTCATCATCTGGAGACAGCCCCAGAACCACACTAAACTCTCCTTCAAG GTGCCCATGCTGCCCTTCATTCCAGTGATCAGCATGTTTGTCAATATCTACCTGATGATGCAGCTTGAAGAACGCACTTGGGTTAAATTCTCAATCTGGATGGCCATAG GTTTCGCGATCTACTTCAGCTATGGTATCCGTCACAGCACCCTGTCAGCTGCAGCTCATTCGACTCCGGACACAGAGATGATGGGCTTAGGGCTTAACCACAAGTCAGCATCACCAGAAAAGGAAGCCTTTCTGTCCAATGGCATTGATGTAAGGGAAGAGAATGATGGAGATTTGTAG